DNA from Sulfitobacter albidus:
ATTTTCTTGGCAAATCGCGCCACTATTCGTTGTGTTCGTCCACAACATGCCGTTACATTCGCCCCATGAGGCCCTATATTCGGGCGGACGTAGGAGAATTAAAAATGGCCACTAAACCAATGACAAAAACCCAACTCGTCGCCGCATTGGCCGAAGAGATGGACACAGACAAGAAATCCGCAGGCGCAGCTCTTGAAGCCGTTTGCGATCTGATCACACGCGAAGTTTCCGGCGGCGGTGCCGTGACGCTTCCCGGCGTTGGCAAAATCTACTGCCGCGAACGCCCCGAGCGGATGGTGCGCAACCCCGCTACCGGCGAACAGTTCAAGAAAGAAGCGGACAAGGTCGTCAAGATGACGATCGCCAAGGCACTGAAAGACAGCGTCAACGGCTGATGTCGCTACGGCGAACCAGATAGAAAGAGGCGCCCCCAGCGGTCGCCTCTTTTTTTTTGCCCACTCTGCACTTAGTTGCACTATCGTGCATTGAACTCGCGCGCGACGGGATTAGCTTCCCTTCAGTCGAAAAAGCGTCGCGAGGGACTATGCACGCAGATCCACATCCACTGAATGCCAAAAGGGTATCGACCCTTCGACAATTCGAGGTCCTCGATTCGAGTCCCGAGCCGGAATTCGACGACATCGTCGATCTCGTCTCAAAGATCTGCGAGGTGCCGGTCTGTCTGGTATCGCTCGTGGACACGGATCGTCAGTGGTTCAAGGCCCGCAAGGGGCTCGACCTGTCCGAGACCCCGATCAGCCAATCGGTCTGCGCGCACGCGATCCTTCAGGACGATCTACTGGAAATCGAGGATACGACAAAGGACCCGCGCACGGCCAACAACGGCCTTCTACACGGCGAGGCGCCCCTGCGCTTTTACGCGGGCATGCCGCTGATCGGGCCGGGTGGTATGCC
Protein-coding regions in this window:
- a CDS encoding HU family DNA-binding protein; this encodes MATKPMTKTQLVAALAEEMDTDKKSAGAALEAVCDLITREVSGGGAVTLPGVGKIYCRERPERMVRNPATGEQFKKEADKVVKMTIAKALKDSVNG